The nucleotide window AATGGGTATCTTTTACGGTGGGTTAGCTCAGGTAATTGCCGGAATCCAGGAATGGAAGAAAGGAAATACTTTTGGGGCCACAGCTTTTACTTCCTACGGGCTTTTCTGGCTCTCTCTAGTGGGTATTGTCCTTATTCCTAAGTCTCCAGATTATGCAGGACTGGCCGCAGATTCACTCTCATTTGCTGCATACCTATTCATGTGGGGAGTTTTCACCCTTTTCATGTTCATAGGTACGCTCAAAGGCTCAAGGGCTCTCTCCGTTGTTTTCCTGACTCTCACAATCCTGTTTTTCTTGCTTGCAGCAGGAAATTATCTGGGAAACGCCGGAATCCTGAAGATAGCTGGTTATGAAGGAATCCTTACAGGACTCTCTGCAATATACACAGCTCTTGGTCAAGTATTGAACGAAGCATATGGAAAGAAAATAGTTCCTTTATAATAATTGTAATTTTTTTCTTGGGCTTTACTGCCCTCTATTTTTAATTTTTGATCTTTTCTACATGTCAGAGCCTTCAGAGAAAGCTTATATTCCCTCTTTGATTTTTCCAGAGTTTCCATTAGTGCCGTCCGGCAGATTTATTTAATTTTGGCTCTTCGCTGTTTCAAGCGAGTAGTTTACACTCAGTTAAACTCTGAAAAACAGCATCAGTAAGCTTAAAAAGAGTTATTGTTGAAACCACAGTAAAACTCAATGGTTTTCATGTTGGCCGAACAACTGTACAAATAATATTGATTTCTCTTGCTCCAAAAATAACGAAAAATAGGAATATTAATTTTAAAAAATATGATTATTTTGAGATCATTGAGATATATATCAATCTTTTTGAGGATAGCAAGAATATGATTTCCTTCTAAAATAAGCGTTAGTTTACTCAGCTATTGTTTGTTCATTTCTATAAATCTATTATGAATCCTCATATCTTAGTAACATTGTAAAATGTTACACTGAATAAATAATATTTAAAAGTTTACCAATATTATTTTTATGAGCTCCAATGTATTTTTCGGAAGTTTTGAACGTTTTCTCAGGTACAGACGAAAGAATGACCCAGAAATTGGGGAAAAGAACGCAACACTTGAACTCTTAAAAAGTTCCATTTTAGTTGCGTTTTCAGGCGCACTACGAATTCATATTGCTTTCCTTCTGCTTCAAGTTCATTCAAGTATATTCACCTGCGTTGCAGGAGGACTCATAATTTACAGCGTATATACACTCGATAGGGCTCTTGGCTCCGAAGAAGATATTGTAAATCGAAAAGAGTTAAGTGGATCAAGAAAGGAAATAGGGTTTGCAGCCTCTATGATTACCTTCGTGATAGGAAGTTACGTACTGGCAAAAGAAGGAGTGATTGCACTCGCATTCTTACCACTTGTAACCGGCCTCCTTTATAGTAAAGGCATCAAAATAGGAAAATTTGCTTTGAAACTCAAAGGTGGACTTGGAGTCAAAAATATTATTGTAGGTCTCACCTGGGGAGCTTTTATTTCAGGGCTTGCTGGCAGCACCTGTAGGAGTGTGCTCCCCATTGTTTTAGTTTTCACTTTCTTTGGAGTTAAGCTCTTTATCAACTCCACAATATATGATTTCAAAGATGTAAAAGGAGATACTCTTGCAGGTCTCAAGACCCTTCCAGTAAGCCTTGGAGAACAAAATACCCGTAATTTCCTTCTCGGATTGCACCTACTCTCTCACCTGATTCTCGGTATTGCCTTAATTAACGGAATTATTGCTTTCGAACCTCTTATTGTCCTCTATAGCTTTATATGTGGTCTGATATGCATCAAAAATTATACAAAAACTGACGATATGGAGACCACTTTTCACAAGTTAGAGAGAACAATTCTTGTGGATGGGGAATCAACCTCAATAGTCGGACTAAGAACAATTGTAAGTACCTTCCTGGTATAAAAACACCTAAAAAAACATGAAATTCTTTGAATTTCAGGCTCAAACAAATGAAAGGACTTAAAAGTCCTTTCATATCAAGTAAAGTTTATGGGAGTATGCAAAAGCAGTAAAACAATTATAAAAAAGTACAAAAACAATGGAAGAAGTACAAAAGTACAAAAGCAACAGAGTAATTGGGAAGTATATAAAATAAAGGAAGAAGTATAAAAAATGCAAAAATAATAGAACAGGTAAAGTGTTCAGAACAAGGCATACAGTTATCCAGAAATATATCTGGAAAAAACCAAATTCTACAATTCCTATTTCCTATAATTTTAAGGTTTCTTTCCAGAAGCCTTCAAAAAACTTTATAGATTCTTTATTTCAATTGAGTTTTCTTTATAATACTTAAAAAGCTCCTCTCCCCATTTGATTGAAGACGAGTCAAAACCTATCAGGTCGTTTCGAGGATCAAAGGTTCCGTTTTTGAAAAATAACGAAAGGGAGAGGAAACGGTCTGTTACCACAAAAGCTACTTTTGCATTGTCATATACATAGAGACTTGTATGCTTGAACTTAAGGAACTCTTCAATCTCAGTACCATGTTCACTTTTTATTTTAAAAAATACATTAGGTGTAAGAATTATTAAAGTAGGAATATTCCTGCGAGCTAAGTCTAGAAACATTGTAGGATGGCTTGGTAGGAAAATGGATGAAAAGCCCACGAAGTGGGTAGAAGCCCGTACATTTTCCATAAACGCCTTATGAGTATCATAAATATGTTCCTGTTCATCTCTTACAACTCTACACTCTTTAAGTTCCTGAATTCTGTTTAACAATAGATCAGGAATTGCAGCAA belongs to Methanosarcina barkeri 3 and includes:
- a CDS encoding acetate uptake transporter; translated protein: MSQNIKDVMNIRDIKITDLSANPAPLGLMGFGMTTVLLNIHNAGFYPMNAMILSMGIFYGGLAQVIAGIQEWKKGNTFGATAFTSYGLFWLSLVGIVLIPKSPDYAGLAADSLSFAAYLFMWGVFTLFMFIGTLKGSRALSVVFLTLTILFFLLAAGNYLGNAGILKIAGYEGILTGLSAIYTALGQVLNEAYGKKIVPL
- a CDS encoding UbiA family prenyltransferase, with the translated sequence MSSNVFFGSFERFLRYRRKNDPEIGEKNATLELLKSSILVAFSGALRIHIAFLLLQVHSSIFTCVAGGLIIYSVYTLDRALGSEEDIVNRKELSGSRKEIGFAASMITFVIGSYVLAKEGVIALAFLPLVTGLLYSKGIKIGKFALKLKGGLGVKNIIVGLTWGAFISGLAGSTCRSVLPIVLVFTFFGVKLFINSTIYDFKDVKGDTLAGLKTLPVSLGEQNTRNFLLGLHLLSHLILGIALINGIIAFEPLIVLYSFICGLICIKNYTKTDDMETTFHKLERTILVDGESTSIVGLRTIVSTFLV
- a CDS encoding winged helix-turn-helix domain-containing protein, which encodes MKASGLLSILTFSEKRKDILFLLQENPRTLSEIKDYFDVKSPEILPRLKEMESANLIIRQEGMYRLTPLGKVSAIHYKPLLDTLTAIEANEIFWRDHDLAAIPDLLLNRIQELKECRVVRDEQEHIYDTHKAFMENVRASTHFVGFSSIFLPSHPTMFLDLARRNIPTLIILTPNVFFKIKSEHGTEIEEFLKFKHTSLYVYDNAKVAFVVTDRFLSLSLFFKNGTFDPRNDLIGFDSSSIKWGEELFKYYKENSIEIKNL